In Immundisolibacter sp., a single window of DNA contains:
- the hemB gene encoding porphobilinogen synthase produces the protein MTERSYPSSRLRRLRRTGFLRDLVRETRLTPADLIYPVFVLDGTGKREPVASMPGVERLSIDLLVAHARAAAGLGIPALALFPVIDPALKSADASQAWNPDGLVPRAVQALKSALPELGVITDVALDPYTSHGQDGLIDHSGYVLNDTTVSALTRQAVCQARAGADVVAPSDMMDGRVGVIRKALEREGLVNTAILAYSAKYASAFYGPFRDAVGSAATLGGAGKHDYQMDCGNRDEALHEVALDLAEGADMVMIKPGLPYLDIVRRVKDRFAVPTFVYQVSGEYAMLKAAAQNGWLDERAGVLETLLACRRAGADGILSYFALDAARYLQR, from the coding sequence CCAGCCGCTTGCGGCGCCTGCGCCGTACCGGCTTTCTGCGCGACCTGGTACGCGAGACGCGGCTGACGCCGGCCGATCTTATTTACCCGGTGTTCGTGCTGGACGGCACCGGGAAACGCGAGCCGGTGGCCAGCATGCCGGGCGTTGAACGACTCAGCATCGACTTGCTGGTGGCGCACGCGCGCGCGGCGGCCGGTCTTGGCATTCCCGCGTTGGCCTTGTTTCCGGTCATCGACCCCGCGCTGAAATCCGCTGACGCCTCACAGGCCTGGAATCCGGACGGGTTGGTGCCACGCGCGGTTCAGGCGCTCAAGTCCGCGCTACCGGAACTGGGCGTCATCACCGACGTGGCGCTGGATCCCTACACCTCGCACGGCCAGGATGGCCTGATTGACCACAGCGGGTACGTGCTCAATGACACGACGGTATCGGCACTGACGCGGCAGGCGGTGTGCCAGGCGCGCGCTGGCGCCGACGTGGTGGCGCCGTCCGACATGATGGACGGGCGGGTCGGCGTCATCCGCAAGGCACTTGAACGCGAAGGTCTGGTCAACACCGCCATCCTCGCCTACTCGGCCAAGTACGCGTCGGCCTTCTACGGACCGTTTCGCGACGCCGTCGGCTCGGCGGCTACCCTGGGCGGCGCCGGCAAGCACGACTACCAGATGGACTGCGGCAACAGGGACGAGGCCCTGCACGAGGTGGCGCTGGATCTGGCCGAGGGCGCCGACATGGTAATGATCAAGCCCGGACTGCCGTACCTGGATATCGTCAGACGCGTGAAGGACCGCTTTGCGGTTCCAACCTTCGTTTATCAGGTCAGCGGCGAGTACGCCATGCTCAAGGCCGCCGCGCAGAACGGTTGGCTGGACGAGCGCGCCGGCGTGCTGGAGACGCTGCTGGCCTGCCGACGCGCCGGCGCCGACGGCATCCTCAGCTACTTTGCGCTCGACGCCGCCCGCTACCTGCAGCGCTGA